One genomic region from Gemmatimonadales bacterium encodes:
- the lepB gene encoding signal peptidase I has protein sequence MSEAQHPKPDQARPPKKTLRHATWEWVKSLAVALVIWFVLRTLLVEAFRIPSSSMEHTLLVGDFLFVNKALYGAEVPLIHSRLPALREPRRGDIVVFDSRTEAGVKVVKRIVGMPGDTLQMKHAVLWRNGVAQREGYVEHVDSADDPSDPAMRDWQLDHLLPSVSRDTYRPTRDNWGPLVVSRDSFFVMGDNRDNSYDSRYWGFVPRSVIRGRPMFVYYSFDHDSWRALPFLTAIRWGRIGHRPL, from the coding sequence ATGAGCGAAGCCCAGCACCCGAAGCCGGACCAGGCCAGGCCGCCGAAGAAGACCCTCCGCCACGCGACGTGGGAGTGGGTGAAATCCCTGGCGGTCGCGCTCGTCATCTGGTTCGTGCTGCGGACGCTCCTGGTGGAGGCGTTCCGCATTCCCTCGAGCAGCATGGAGCACACCTTGCTCGTGGGGGATTTCCTGTTCGTGAACAAGGCGCTGTACGGGGCCGAGGTGCCGCTGATCCACAGCCGGCTGCCGGCGCTCCGCGAGCCACGGCGCGGCGACATCGTGGTGTTCGATTCGCGCACCGAGGCCGGGGTCAAGGTGGTCAAGCGGATCGTGGGGATGCCGGGCGACACGCTGCAGATGAAGCACGCCGTCCTGTGGCGCAACGGGGTCGCGCAGCGGGAAGGTTACGTCGAGCACGTAGATTCGGCCGACGACCCGAGTGACCCTGCGATGAGGGACTGGCAGCTCGATCACCTGCTTCCGAGCGTGAGCCGTGACACCTACCGGCCCACCAGGGACAACTGGGGCCCGCTGGTCGTGTCACGCGACAGCTTCTTCGTCATGGGCGACAACCGGGACAACTCGTACGACTCGCGCTACTGGGGCTTCGTGCCCCGGTCCGTGATCCGCGGCCGCCCCATGTTCGTCTACTACTCGTTCGATCACGACTCCTGGCGGGCGCTGCCGTTTCTCACCGCGATCCGCTGGGGGCGCATCGGGCACCGGCCGCTCTAG
- the glk gene encoding glucokinase, producing the protein MRVLAGDIGGTNARLALVDVGGAATRIVEERRYPSRSAPGLGPIVRRFLDEVRSAPERACFGIAGPVVAGECRTPNLPWVVSAAALAGEIRIPATTVINDFEALGYGVGLLGPSDLVTLQPGAPAEHGTIALIGAGTGLGQGFLVWDGNRYRVHSSEGGHVAFAARDAIEWGLRGTLLDEFGHVSYERILSGSGLARVYQYLATTGFAPEQPQVRREMEADDPAAVVTRHALAADDPLAVKALDIFASVYGEQAGSLALTVLATGGVYVAGGIAPRIVTKLRDGTFVAAFRHQGRLSGLASRIPIHVITSPDVGLLGAAACAAR; encoded by the coding sequence GTGAGAGTGCTGGCGGGCGACATCGGCGGCACCAACGCCCGGCTCGCTCTCGTGGACGTCGGCGGCGCCGCGACGCGCATCGTCGAGGAGCGACGCTACCCGAGCCGCAGCGCGCCGGGTCTGGGTCCGATCGTCAGGCGATTCCTGGACGAGGTCCGCTCGGCGCCCGAGCGCGCCTGCTTCGGGATCGCCGGCCCGGTGGTGGCCGGCGAGTGCCGCACGCCGAACCTGCCGTGGGTCGTGAGCGCCGCGGCGCTCGCCGGAGAGATCCGGATACCGGCGACGACGGTCATCAACGACTTCGAGGCCCTGGGTTACGGTGTCGGCCTCCTGGGACCGTCGGATCTCGTCACCCTGCAGCCGGGCGCCCCGGCGGAGCACGGCACGATCGCGCTCATCGGCGCGGGGACGGGTCTCGGGCAGGGATTCCTCGTGTGGGACGGGAACCGGTACCGCGTGCATTCGTCGGAGGGGGGGCACGTGGCCTTTGCGGCGCGGGACGCGATCGAGTGGGGCCTGAGGGGCACGCTGCTCGACGAGTTCGGCCACGTCTCCTACGAGCGCATCCTCTCCGGTTCCGGCCTCGCCCGGGTCTACCAGTACCTCGCGACCACCGGCTTCGCGCCCGAGCAGCCGCAGGTTCGGCGCGAGATGGAGGCCGACGATCCTGCCGCGGTGGTCACGCGCCACGCCCTGGCCGCGGACGACCCGCTCGCCGTGAAGGCGCTGGACATCTTCGCGTCCGTCTACGGCGAGCAGGCCGGCAGCCTCGCCCTGACGGTGCTGGCGACCGGCGGCGTGTACGTGGCCGGCGGCATCGCTCCCCGCATCGTCACCAAGCTGCGGGACGGGACCTTCGTGGCGGCCTTCCGCCATCAGGGCCGACTCTCGGGCCTGGCGTCCCGGATTCCCATCCACGTCATCACCAGTCCCGACGTCGGCCTGCTGGGGGCCGCCGCCTGCGCCGCGCGATGA
- a CDS encoding CsgG/HfaB family protein produces the protein MSEVTPQSISALEAERGQRPHDASTLTRLGVAYFKAGRYQDARPVLDTAVASDPTSGVAAIYRGMTAEQLGDFATARAAYQQYIGVATNADLKRTARERLVLVDRNEMIYQARQALANEASIAAMPPESNTVAVMPFAYSGSDTTIQPLGRGLAQLLVTDLAKSRQIRVLERERMQAILGELKLSDSARAEPASALRSGHLLRAARVVQGSVAGLSGNLLQVNAAVVDVSSAHVAATAQQKDPLTRLFDLEKQLAIGLFNSMGIQLTPAEQAAVEQRPTQNLQAFLVYSRGLEAEDRGDFAAARADFNQAAALDPGFRAASQGAATATSLSAASQQTVAQVETAVSQSSTIQGPTPPPPVQDALTTATNTVAPTNATNTAQSTGATTQQPTTERSPLPDATGTLGGQRVTGNVVIIIKRPS, from the coding sequence GTGAGCGAGGTGACTCCCCAGTCCATCTCGGCGCTGGAGGCGGAACGCGGCCAGCGGCCGCACGACGCGAGCACCCTCACCAGGCTGGGCGTGGCGTACTTCAAGGCCGGACGCTACCAGGACGCGCGGCCGGTCCTCGACACCGCCGTCGCGAGCGATCCCACGAGCGGGGTGGCGGCGATCTACCGCGGCATGACGGCCGAGCAGCTCGGCGATTTCGCCACTGCCCGGGCCGCCTATCAGCAGTACATCGGCGTCGCCACGAACGCCGACCTGAAGCGCACCGCGCGGGAGCGGCTGGTGCTGGTGGATCGGAACGAGATGATCTACCAGGCGAGGCAGGCGCTGGCGAACGAGGCGAGCATCGCCGCGATGCCGCCCGAATCCAACACGGTCGCGGTGATGCCGTTCGCCTACAGCGGCTCGGACACCACGATCCAGCCTCTCGGGCGCGGCCTCGCCCAGCTGTTGGTGACCGACCTGGCGAAGTCGCGGCAGATCCGGGTCCTGGAGCGGGAGCGGATGCAGGCGATCCTGGGCGAGCTCAAGCTCTCCGATTCGGCGCGGGCGGAACCGGCGTCGGCACTGCGAAGCGGGCATCTGTTGCGGGCGGCCCGGGTGGTGCAGGGCTCCGTCGCAGGCCTGTCCGGAAACCTGCTGCAGGTGAACGCCGCGGTGGTGGACGTATCCAGCGCGCACGTTGCGGCCACCGCGCAGCAGAAGGACCCGCTGACGCGGCTGTTCGACCTCGAGAAGCAGTTGGCCATCGGCCTCTTCAACAGCATGGGGATCCAGCTGACGCCGGCCGAGCAGGCGGCCGTCGAGCAGCGCCCGACGCAGAACCTCCAGGCGTTCCTCGTCTACAGCCGCGGCCTCGAGGCAGAGGACCGCGGCGACTTCGCCGCGGCGCGGGCCGACTTCAACCAGGCGGCCGCGCTCGACCCCGGCTTCCGCGCCGCCAGTCAGGGCGCGGCGACGGCGACGAGCCTCTCGGCCGCGTCGCAGCAGACCGTGGCCCAGGTCGAGACCGCGGTGTCGCAGAGCTCGACGATCCAGGGCCCGACGCCGCCGCCGCCGGTGCAGGACGCCCTGACCACGGCCACCAACACCGTGGCCCCCACGAACGCCACCAATACCGCGCAGTCGACCGGCGCGACCACCCAGCAGCCCACGACCGAGCGAAGCCCGCTGCCGGATGCGACCGGCACGCTGGGCGGGCAGCGCGTGACCGGTAACGTGGTGATCATCATCAAGAGGCCGTCGTGA
- the infA gene encoding translation initiation factor IF-1 yields the protein MMGTITEVLPNTTFRVELENGHQILAYVSGKMRKNYIRILRGDRVAVELSPYDLTRGRITYRYK from the coding sequence ATGATGGGCACGATCACCGAGGTGCTCCCCAACACCACGTTCCGCGTGGAGCTCGAGAACGGCCATCAGATCCTGGCCTACGTCTCGGGGAAGATGCGCAAGAATTACATCCGGATTCTGCGCGGGGACCGGGTCGCGGTGGAGCTGTCCCCGTACGACCTGACCCGCGGCCGCATCACCTACCGATACAAGTGA
- a CDS encoding MFS transporter gives MNKQFGVVFAVVFIDLLGFGIVLPLLPTYAAVFHASPAAIGFLVTSFSLLQLAAVPLWGGVSDRFGRRPVLIVGLVGSTASYVLFAAAGSYWTLLVSRMVAGAMGATIGVAQAYIADVTPPERRAHAMGILGAAFAMGFILGPALGGVLSAHSYSSAGVVAAALCAANAVGALLWLREPPRHGASRVGRRPLRGMAAPLAASFLVTASFAVIHVTLPLFGRDVWRDSTRQMGLLFAYMGVVSALVQGGVVGRLAPRVGEGRLAAAGALLLALGLALVPVAVARPLLYLALGVLSAGSALATPSVYAVVSRRASAAQQGAALGITQTASTLGRIVGPTLAGFLIGTSGMRAPFWAGAVLGLLGMVAALFLARAPRPEPAPG, from the coding sequence GTGAACAAGCAGTTCGGCGTCGTCTTCGCCGTCGTCTTCATCGACCTCCTCGGCTTCGGGATCGTCCTTCCGCTGCTGCCGACCTACGCGGCGGTCTTTCATGCGTCGCCGGCGGCCATCGGGTTCCTGGTCACCAGTTTCTCGCTGCTGCAGCTCGCGGCCGTGCCGCTGTGGGGCGGCGTCTCCGACCGCTTCGGGCGCCGGCCGGTGCTCATCGTCGGGCTGGTGGGCTCGACGGCTTCCTACGTGCTGTTCGCGGCGGCCGGCAGCTACTGGACGCTGCTGGTCTCGCGGATGGTCGCCGGCGCCATGGGCGCCACCATCGGCGTGGCCCAGGCCTACATCGCCGACGTCACGCCGCCGGAGCGACGCGCCCACGCCATGGGCATCCTCGGAGCGGCCTTCGCCATGGGGTTCATCCTCGGGCCCGCGCTGGGCGGCGTCCTCTCGGCGCACAGCTACAGCAGCGCCGGAGTCGTGGCGGCCGCGCTGTGCGCCGCCAACGCGGTGGGCGCGCTGCTCTGGCTCCGCGAGCCCCCCAGGCACGGCGCCAGCCGGGTCGGGCGCCGGCCGCTGCGCGGCATGGCGGCGCCGCTGGCGGCGAGCTTCCTCGTGACGGCCTCGTTTGCGGTCATCCACGTCACCTTGCCGCTGTTCGGTCGTGACGTGTGGCGCGACAGCACCCGGCAGATGGGCCTGCTGTTCGCCTACATGGGCGTCGTATCCGCCCTCGTGCAGGGTGGCGTGGTGGGCCGGCTCGCCCCGCGAGTCGGTGAGGGGCGCCTCGCCGCGGCGGGCGCGCTGCTGCTCGCGCTCGGACTGGCCCTCGTGCCGGTCGCCGTGGCGCGGCCGCTGCTGTACCTGGCGCTGGGCGTGCTTTCGGCCGGCTCCGCCCTGGCAACGCCGAGCGTCTACGCCGTGGTGAGCCGGCGGGCGTCGGCCGCACAGCAGGGAGCGGCGCTCGGCATCACGCAGACCGCGTCAACCCTGGGCCGGATCGTCGGACCGACGCTGGCAGGGTTCCTCATCGGCACGTCCGGAATGCGCGCGCCGTTCTGGGCCGGGGCGGTGCTGGGACTGCTGGGGATGGTGGCGGCGCTGTTCCTGGCTCGCGCGCCGCGCCCGGAGCCGGCGCCGGGCTAG
- the rpiA gene encoding ribose-5-phosphate isomerase RpiA, whose product MTASVEALKRAAAERAVQFIESGTVIGLGTGSTVRPLLELLAERLRRGLVADVVAVPTSADTESRCRALGIPLVTLEQCPEVALVIDGADEVGPRLDLIKGLGGALLREKVVASAAKRYVVVADESKLVRRLGTRVPLPVEVVPFGWSRLLPFFASLGAEPALRRAPGGAPFVTDNGNYLVDCRFPRGIADPAALARALARRTGVVEDGLFLRIAKIAVVAGVRGVRLLKR is encoded by the coding sequence ATGACCGCGTCCGTCGAAGCGCTGAAGCGTGCGGCCGCCGAGCGTGCCGTCCAGTTCATCGAGAGCGGCACGGTGATCGGCTTGGGGACGGGCTCGACCGTCCGGCCTTTGCTCGAGCTTCTGGCCGAGCGGCTGCGGCGGGGGCTCGTGGCGGACGTGGTGGCCGTGCCCACGTCCGCGGACACCGAGAGCCGGTGCCGAGCGCTCGGCATCCCGCTGGTGACTCTGGAGCAGTGCCCCGAGGTCGCGTTGGTCATCGACGGTGCCGACGAGGTCGGTCCGCGCCTCGACTTGATCAAGGGCCTCGGCGGCGCGCTACTCAGGGAGAAGGTCGTGGCCTCGGCCGCGAAGCGGTACGTCGTGGTTGCCGACGAATCGAAGCTGGTGCGGCGACTCGGCACGCGCGTGCCGCTCCCCGTCGAGGTCGTTCCGTTCGGATGGAGCCGCCTCTTGCCCTTCTTCGCCTCGCTGGGGGCGGAGCCGGCGCTGCGGCGCGCACCCGGGGGTGCGCCGTTCGTCACCGACAACGGCAACTACCTCGTGGACTGCCGCTTCCCCCGGGGCATCGCCGATCCTGCAGCCTTGGCCCGCGCGCTCGCCCGGCGCACCGGCGTGGTGGAGGACGGCCTGTTCCTGCGCATCGCCAAGATCGCCGTCGTGGCCGGCGTTCGCGGCGTGCGCCTCCTCAAGCGCTGA
- the pgl gene encoding 6-phosphogluconolactonase: MTASLPQLVVEDSSRFSAAVADWIVAALEADLRDQGRCAIALAGGETPRPVYERLARDPRALAVRWRDVDVFFGDERAVPPGDPASNYGSVVSALLGRDPFSCARVHRLEAERPDRDAAAREYDAVLPVHLDVLLLGMGTDGHTASLFPGSPAVAERARRVIPVSGPKPPADRLTITPPVIAAARRVAVVVAGAGKAPTVARALEGPVRPGELPVQLALGGVWFLDRAAAARLRSAGR, translated from the coding sequence GTGACGGCGTCTCTTCCTCAGCTCGTCGTCGAGGACTCCTCGCGCTTCTCCGCCGCGGTCGCCGACTGGATCGTGGCGGCGCTCGAAGCCGACCTCCGCGACCAGGGCCGCTGCGCCATCGCCCTGGCGGGCGGCGAGACGCCCCGGCCCGTGTACGAGCGCCTCGCCCGGGACCCTCGCGCCCTCGCGGTCCGGTGGCGCGACGTGGACGTGTTCTTCGGGGACGAGCGCGCGGTGCCCCCTGGCGACCCGGCGAGCAACTACGGGTCGGTGGTGTCGGCCCTGCTGGGCAGGGACCCGTTCTCCTGCGCGCGGGTGCACCGCCTCGAGGCCGAGCGGCCGGACCGCGACGCGGCCGCCCGGGAGTACGACGCCGTGCTGCCCGTCCACCTCGACGTCCTCCTGCTCGGCATGGGAACCGACGGGCACACGGCGTCGCTGTTCCCCGGCTCGCCGGCCGTGGCCGAGCGCGCCCGCCGGGTCATTCCCGTGAGCGGACCCAAGCCCCCGGCCGACCGGCTCACCATCACGCCCCCGGTAATCGCGGCGGCCCGGCGCGTCGCCGTGGTGGTCGCGGGTGCGGGCAAGGCTCCGACGGTGGCGCGCGCCCTCGAGGGCCCGGTGCGGCCCGGCGAGCTGCCGGTGCAGCTGGCGCTGGGAGGCGTCTGGTTTCTCGATCGCGCGGCGGCCGCCCGGCTGCGGAGCGCGGGGCGGTGA
- a CDS encoding plastocyanin/azurin family copper-binding protein yields the protein MNRWSLTAVPFLALGAALAGPSRHAAPPATHHVQLLQQGAKYLFVPANFTIKSGDVVEFENISGFPHNVAFDKDRIPAGARDVLNRAMDKRQGDLMGPFLMVAHEKYRISFAGAPKGTYSFYCLPHRALGMVGVITVE from the coding sequence ATGAACCGCTGGTCGCTCACGGCTGTCCCGTTCCTCGCGCTCGGCGCGGCCCTCGCCGGGCCATCCCGTCACGCCGCGCCGCCTGCCACGCATCACGTGCAGTTGCTGCAGCAGGGGGCGAAGTACCTCTTCGTCCCCGCCAACTTCACCATCAAGTCCGGCGACGTCGTCGAGTTCGAGAACATCTCGGGCTTCCCGCACAACGTGGCGTTCGACAAGGACCGCATTCCGGCGGGGGCGCGGGACGTTCTCAACCGGGCGATGGACAAGCGGCAGGGCGACTTGATGGGGCCGTTCCTGATGGTGGCGCACGAGAAGTACCGGATCTCCTTCGCCGGGGCCCCGAAGGGCACGTACAGCTTCTACTGTCTGCCGCACCGGGCCCTCGGGATGGTGGGCGTCATCACGGTCGAGTAG
- a CDS encoding glycoside hydrolase family 15 protein, with protein MPRDLPLSNGTLLVAFDLEYRIRDVYFPHVGMENHADGHLFRVGVWVDGRFGWLDGTWALQRRYADPSLATSVTAASEALGVALQFTDAVDFYENVLVRRIQVTNRSAAAREIRVFLHHDFRLKENDVGDTALYSPETGALLHYKDDRYFLMNCLAGGVVGVQHYACGQTEVGGAEGTWRDAEDGTLQGNPIAQGSVDSTMGVTLTIGAGETGEFYYWMAAGRDFREVATIDAVVRDKSPAELLRRTQNYWRLWGARESSRFGDLPADIVDRYCQSLLIIRSQIDAEGAVLAANDSDIIRFNRDTYSYAWPRDGALASVALLRSGQPVAAERFLEFCARVISPEGFLRHKYNPDGTLASSWHGYVRDGKAVLPIQEDETALVVWALGEYFDRSRRVETIGPFYRPLVTRPGDFLAKYVDARSGLPLPSYDLWEERWGVHLFTVAAVVAGLRAAARLTAAFGEDERAARYRAAGDRMLAAMRAVMWSERDGRFLRMVSPGPGGYQGDPTIDSSVFGVVEFGVLPPDDPQVAATMQQVEDRLRVRTDVGGLARYENDAYQQVEKQDTARVPGNPWFVSTLWLARHHLMRAQVPEELAHGLELIHWAARHALPSGVMAEQLHPFTGEPLSVSPLTWSQAAFVIAVEEYLDRVRRLTTCPTCGQARSAAAQVPA; from the coding sequence ATGCCGCGCGACCTGCCGCTTTCCAACGGGACGCTGCTCGTAGCGTTCGACCTCGAGTATCGGATCCGCGACGTGTATTTCCCGCACGTCGGGATGGAGAACCACGCCGACGGACACCTCTTCCGCGTCGGCGTGTGGGTGGACGGCCGCTTCGGCTGGCTGGACGGAACCTGGGCGCTCCAGCGCCGCTACGCCGATCCCTCCCTGGCGACGAGCGTGACGGCGGCCAGCGAGGCCCTCGGCGTCGCGCTCCAGTTCACCGACGCGGTGGATTTCTACGAGAACGTGCTGGTGCGGCGGATCCAGGTGACGAACCGGAGCGCCGCCGCGCGCGAGATTCGCGTCTTCCTGCACCACGACTTCCGCCTCAAGGAGAACGACGTCGGTGACACGGCCCTGTACTCGCCCGAGACCGGGGCCCTGCTGCACTACAAGGACGACCGCTACTTCCTGATGAACTGCCTGGCGGGTGGAGTGGTCGGCGTCCAGCACTACGCCTGCGGACAGACGGAGGTGGGCGGCGCTGAAGGCACGTGGCGGGATGCCGAGGACGGCACGCTGCAGGGCAATCCGATCGCTCAGGGCTCGGTGGACTCCACCATGGGCGTGACCCTCACGATCGGTGCGGGCGAAACCGGCGAGTTCTACTACTGGATGGCCGCCGGGCGCGACTTCCGCGAGGTCGCGACCATCGACGCGGTGGTTCGCGACAAATCGCCCGCCGAGTTGCTTCGGCGCACCCAGAACTACTGGCGGCTGTGGGGCGCCCGCGAAAGCTCGCGGTTCGGCGACCTGCCTGCGGATATCGTGGACCGGTACTGCCAGAGCCTCCTCATCATCCGCTCCCAGATCGACGCCGAGGGGGCGGTGCTGGCGGCCAACGACAGCGACATCATCCGGTTCAACCGCGACACTTACTCGTACGCCTGGCCCCGCGACGGCGCGCTGGCGAGCGTCGCGCTCCTGCGCTCGGGCCAGCCGGTGGCCGCCGAGCGGTTCCTCGAGTTCTGCGCTCGGGTCATCTCGCCGGAGGGCTTCCTCCGGCACAAGTACAACCCCGACGGGACGCTGGCCTCCTCGTGGCACGGCTACGTGCGCGACGGCAAGGCGGTACTGCCCATCCAGGAAGACGAGACCGCGCTCGTGGTGTGGGCGCTGGGCGAGTACTTCGACCGCTCCCGTCGCGTGGAAACGATCGGGCCGTTCTACCGCCCGCTGGTCACGCGACCCGGTGATTTCCTCGCCAAGTACGTGGATGCGCGCTCGGGGCTACCGCTGCCCTCCTACGATTTGTGGGAGGAGCGGTGGGGAGTCCACCTGTTCACCGTCGCGGCGGTCGTGGCCGGCCTGCGTGCGGCGGCGCGGCTGACGGCGGCGTTCGGAGAAGACGAGCGCGCCGCACGCTACCGCGCCGCCGGCGACCGGATGCTCGCCGCGATGCGCGCGGTGATGTGGAGCGAGCGGGACGGCCGCTTCCTGCGCATGGTCTCGCCCGGACCCGGCGGCTACCAGGGCGACCCCACGATCGATTCGAGCGTCTTCGGGGTGGTCGAGTTCGGGGTCCTGCCGCCCGACGATCCGCAGGTCGCGGCGACGATGCAACAGGTGGAGGACCGGCTGCGCGTCCGGACCGACGTGGGCGGCCTGGCGCGCTACGAGAACGACGCGTACCAGCAGGTGGAGAAGCAGGACACCGCGCGGGTCCCGGGCAATCCCTGGTTCGTCAGCACGCTGTGGCTGGCGCGGCATCACCTGATGCGGGCGCAGGTTCCCGAGGAACTGGCCCACGGGCTCGAGCTCATCCACTGGGCGGCCCGCCATGCGTTGCCCTCGGGCGTGATGGCCGAGCAGCTCCACCCCTTCACGGGCGAACCGCTCTCGGTCTCCCCCCTGACCTGGAGCCAAGCGGCCTTCGTCATCGCCGTCGAGGAGTACCTCGACCGCGTGCGCCGTCTCACCACGTGCCCCACCTGCGGCCAGGCCCGTTCCGCCGCGGCGCAGGTCCCGGCGTGA
- a CDS encoding lytic transglycosylase domain-containing protein, whose protein sequence is MTPRWLLVAALLVCWRAPASRARDAAPVGAERRAVDSAACRSPGVVSPESLVAAGRYWHAARVAPTLRGARGPGLLRATLLHLAIQDGLGRPADADAMLARVGGADTVPELLALAARQDERAGRWRSVVARERRLAALAGARPVERAAAVVRMAVAFEQLHELDSAAEAWGRAAERVPDLADWFILRGAELDPDTESAFPAMASMRSPGAAQAADSLVAQRREAAGNLHGALAIYLRRGRVLDAARVETMLGHPDVARLRADALLTADPARPAAVLAASFIMEQRTAPTQAELLGIARAYRAHGDLRSAERYLRRALAAKDTGAVTWLELAQVDAARHRIAAARAALAGARARLQPRPAAVPMLSKAMVQVLGAAGRWTEADSLVTRLARTDAGDTSVAAAALVLADHERWQGTPEAERRWYDLLVRSFGGTPAAVVARFRLALAAYAAGSVDSAAAGLAAVLAGDTAHRLGPAPKYWVARLALERHDAGAAAALRAIAAEDPTGYYGVRARSLVGDSLPLERDSMLPPPSPQSLSPTRAADRIELLAAVGLTAEARAEALGWSKDSSASPQLLAAAAAAATRAGFAQEAIFLGVSAGARAPLTRGIAEALFPLPYRAVVEAEAQEQCVDPMLLAAIVRQESRFQLRARSRAGARGLSQLLPVTARQMSRRLGPWDPGLLFVADFNLHFGARYLSDRLLRDSLPLYAVIASYDAGPQHFVRWRRWPEMRDPDLFIERLPIAETRDYVRSVYANYQWYRRVYGAPGAGPA, encoded by the coding sequence GTGACGCCGCGCTGGCTGCTGGTCGCCGCGCTGCTGGTCTGCTGGCGCGCGCCCGCAAGCCGCGCGCGGGACGCGGCGCCGGTCGGCGCCGAGCGGCGCGCCGTGGACAGCGCCGCGTGCCGTTCGCCCGGGGTCGTCAGTCCCGAGAGCCTGGTTGCCGCCGGCCGCTACTGGCACGCCGCACGAGTGGCACCGACCCTGAGAGGCGCGCGGGGGCCCGGCCTGCTGCGGGCCACCCTCCTGCATCTCGCCATCCAGGACGGGCTGGGGCGCCCGGCGGACGCGGACGCGATGCTCGCGCGCGTGGGCGGTGCGGACACGGTCCCGGAGCTGCTCGCCCTGGCGGCTCGGCAGGACGAGCGCGCCGGACGCTGGCGTTCCGTGGTGGCGAGAGAACGGCGGCTCGCCGCGTTGGCCGGCGCACGGCCGGTCGAGCGGGCCGCGGCCGTCGTGCGCATGGCGGTGGCGTTCGAGCAGCTGCACGAGCTGGACTCTGCGGCCGAGGCATGGGGCCGCGCGGCGGAGCGCGTGCCCGATCTCGCCGACTGGTTCATCCTGCGCGGCGCCGAGCTGGATCCGGACACGGAATCCGCCTTCCCCGCGATGGCGAGCATGCGCTCGCCCGGAGCCGCGCAGGCCGCCGACAGTCTCGTGGCGCAGCGCCGCGAGGCGGCCGGCAATCTGCATGGAGCGCTCGCCATCTACCTGCGGCGCGGCCGCGTGCTCGACGCCGCTCGCGTCGAGACGATGCTCGGCCATCCGGACGTGGCGCGTCTCAGGGCCGACGCGCTGCTCACGGCCGACCCCGCACGGCCGGCGGCCGTGCTGGCAGCCTCCTTCATCATGGAGCAGCGGACAGCCCCGACCCAGGCCGAACTGCTCGGCATCGCGCGAGCCTACCGGGCGCACGGCGACCTCAGATCGGCGGAGCGCTACCTCCGGCGGGCACTCGCCGCGAAGGACACCGGCGCCGTGACGTGGCTCGAGTTGGCGCAGGTCGATGCCGCGCGGCACCGGATCGCGGCGGCGCGTGCGGCCCTCGCCGGCGCGCGCGCGCGGCTGCAGCCGCGGCCCGCCGCCGTGCCGATGCTGTCGAAGGCGATGGTCCAGGTCCTGGGAGCCGCCGGGCGGTGGACGGAGGCGGACTCGCTGGTGACGCGCCTGGCCCGGACGGACGCGGGCGACACCTCGGTCGCGGCCGCGGCGCTCGTCCTCGCCGACCACGAGCGATGGCAGGGAACGCCCGAGGCGGAGCGCCGGTGGTACGATCTCCTGGTGCGGAGTTTCGGCGGCACGCCCGCGGCGGTCGTCGCGCGGTTCCGGCTGGCGCTGGCGGCGTACGCCGCAGGCTCGGTGGACTCTGCGGCCGCGGGCCTGGCCGCGGTGCTCGCCGGCGACACGGCGCACCGCCTCGGCCCTGCCCCGAAGTACTGGGTGGCGCGGCTCGCGCTGGAACGGCACGACGCCGGGGCGGCCGCGGCGCTCCGCGCCATCGCGGCGGAGGATCCAACCGGATACTACGGTGTGCGCGCGCGTTCCCTGGTGGGCGACTCGCTGCCGCTCGAGCGGGATTCGATGCTGCCGCCGCCCTCGCCGCAGAGCCTCTCGCCCACCCGTGCGGCCGATCGCATCGAGCTGCTGGCCGCGGTCGGCCTGACGGCGGAGGCGCGCGCGGAGGCCCTGGGGTGGAGCAAGGACTCCAGCGCCTCCCCGCAGCTGCTGGCCGCCGCCGCCGCGGCGGCCACCCGGGCCGGCTTCGCGCAGGAAGCGATCTTCCTCGGCGTCTCGGCCGGTGCTCGGGCGCCGCTCACGCGCGGGATCGCGGAGGCCCTCTTCCCCTTGCCCTACCGGGCGGTGGTCGAGGCCGAGGCCCAAGAGCAGTGTGTGGACCCCATGCTGCTGGCCGCGATCGTCCGCCAGGAGTCCCGCTTTCAGCTCCGGGCCCGCTCGCGGGCCGGTGCGCGTGGCCTGAGCCAGCTGCTGCCGGTGACGGCGCGGCAGATGAGCCGGCGGCTCGGTCCGTGGGATCCGGGGCTGCTCTTCGTGGCGGATTTCAACCTCCACTTCGGCGCGCGCTATCTCAGCGACCGCCTGCTGCGCGATTCGCTCCCGCTGTACGCCGTCATCGCCAGCTACGACGCCGGCCCGCAGCACTTCGTGCGCTGGCGGCGGTGGCCGGAGATGCGCGACCCGGACCTGTTCATCGAGCGCCTGCCCATCGCGGAGACGCGCGACTACGTTCGAAGCGTGTACGCCAACTACCAGTGGTATCGGCGCGTGTACGGCGCGCCCGGGGCGGGGCCGGCGTGA